A stretch of Suncus etruscus isolate mSunEtr1 chromosome 9, mSunEtr1.pri.cur, whole genome shotgun sequence DNA encodes these proteins:
- the LOC126018632 gene encoding olfactory receptor 5D13-like: MSKIPDNQSVEATFILLGFSENPELQMPLFVLFLIIYIVTVVGNLGMILVIRINPKLHIPMYYFLSHLSFVDFCYSTVVTPKLLENLVVEDRTIKLAECVSQFFFQCSLVVTETFMLAVMAYDRFVAVCNPLQYTVVMSPKLSALLVSATYCWGLICSITLTYFLLEASYRGKNIINNFVCEHSAIASLSYSDPYISQKLLFILATFNEVSTLVVILTSYAFIFVTVMKMPSKGGRQKAFSTCASHLTAISIFHGAILFLYCVPNSKNTGLMVKVGSVFYTVVIPMLNPLIYSLRNKDVKETVRKLFHTK, encoded by the coding sequence GATTCCAGATAACCAGAGTGTGGAAGCCACCTTTATTCTCTTGGGCTTCTCAGAAAATCCAGAACTTCAGATGCCTCTCTTCGTGCTATTCTTAATAATTTACATAGTAACTGTGGTAGGAAACCTGGGAATGATCTTAGTTATCAGGATCAATCCCAAACTCCACATCCCCATGTACTATTTCCTCAGTCACTTATCTTTTGTTGATTTCTGTTATTCAACAGTTGTTACCCCAAAACTATTAGAGAATTTGGTTGTCGAAGACAGGACTATCAAACTGGCAGAATGCGTATCTCAATTCTTCTTTCAATGTTCCCTTGTGGTGACAGAAACATTTATGTTGGCTGTGATGGCCTATGATAGATTTGTGGCTGTTTGTAACCCCCTACAATACACAGTTGTGATGTCCCCAAAGCTTTCTGCCTTATTGGTGAGTGCTACATACTGTTGGGGGTTGATTTGTTCCATCACTCTTACTTACTTTCTATTGGAAGCATCTTACAGAGGAAAAAATATCATTAACAATTTTGTCTGTGAACACTCTGCTATTGCCTCTCTTTCTTATTCTGACCCCTACATCAGCCAGAAGCTTCTTTTTATCCTGGCTACCTTCAATGAAGTAAGCACGCTGGTCGTCATTCTTACTTCTTATGCTTTCATTTTTGTCACAGTCATGAAGATGCCTTCAAAGGGGGGCAGGCAGAAAGCTTTTTCGACCTGTGCCTCCCATCTTACTGCTATTAGCATCTTTCATGGGGCCATCCTCTTTCTCTACTGTGTTCCTAATTCCAAAAATACAGGGCTCATGGTCAAGGTGGGCTCTGTCTTTTACACCGTGGTCATCCCCATGCTGAACCCACTGATCTACAGCCTCAGGAACAAAGATGTGAAAGAAACTGTCAGGAAATTATTTCATACTAAATAA